A section of the Rhizobium sp. BG4 genome encodes:
- a CDS encoding zinc-dependent alcohol dehydrogenase family protein yields MTDMSTMKALILENHNAPFRLAEIARPKPAAGEVLVRIKASGVNPLDTKIRAGAAEHARQPLPAILGIDMAGVVEEVGQGVSGFRRGDEVYGMTGGVGGVQGSLAEFAAVDARLLAIKPANLTMREAAALPLVFITAWEGLVDRAAVKSGQSVLVLGGAGGVGHVAVQIARAFGADVYAADGASKADYIRSLGATPIDHTAESVEDYVARYTGGKGFDLVYDTVGGAGLDAAFKAVKRFGHVVTSLGWGTHALAPLSFKAASYSGVFTLLPLLTGEGREHHGEIMQEATRLAEAGKLVPRLDARRFTLEETAEAHRLIEERQAKGKLVIDIA; encoded by the coding sequence GTGACCGACATGAGCACGATGAAAGCCCTGATCCTTGAAAACCACAATGCACCGTTCCGGCTGGCCGAGATCGCCCGCCCGAAGCCTGCTGCCGGCGAAGTCCTCGTTCGCATCAAAGCGAGCGGCGTCAACCCGCTCGACACCAAGATCCGCGCCGGTGCCGCAGAGCATGCCCGCCAGCCGCTGCCTGCCATTCTCGGCATCGACATGGCCGGTGTCGTCGAAGAGGTCGGCCAGGGCGTTTCCGGCTTCCGCCGCGGCGACGAGGTCTATGGCATGACCGGCGGCGTCGGCGGCGTGCAGGGCTCGCTGGCGGAATTCGCCGCTGTCGATGCCCGCCTGCTGGCGATCAAGCCCGCGAACCTGACGATGCGCGAGGCGGCAGCCCTGCCGCTGGTCTTCATCACCGCCTGGGAAGGACTGGTCGACCGCGCCGCCGTGAAATCCGGTCAGAGCGTTCTGGTCCTTGGCGGCGCCGGTGGTGTCGGCCATGTCGCGGTTCAGATCGCCAGGGCATTTGGCGCCGACGTCTACGCTGCCGATGGCGCCTCCAAGGCCGATTACATCCGCAGCCTCGGCGCGACCCCGATCGACCACACTGCCGAAAGCGTCGAGGACTATGTCGCCAGATATACCGGCGGCAAGGGCTTCGATCTCGTCTATGACACGGTCGGCGGGGCAGGGCTCGATGCCGCCTTCAAGGCCGTCAAGCGTTTCGGCCATGTGGTGACCAGCCTCGGCTGGGGCACGCATGCGCTGGCGCCGCTCTCCTTCAAGGCCGCGAGCTATTCCGGCGTCTTCACACTGCTGCCGCTCCTGACCGGCGAGGGCCGAGAGCACCACGGCGAAATCATGCAGGAGGCAACCAGGCTTGCGGAAGCCGGAAAACTCGTCCCGCGCCTCGATGCCCGCCGCTTCACGCTCGAAGAGACCGCCGAGGCGCATCGCCTGATCGAGGAACGCCAGGCCAAGGGCAAGCTGGTGATCGATATCGCTTGA